TTAAGCATAATATTTTGGTGGCAATCAGattttagagtttatttttacgGTATGATAGTAAATTCCTGACACCTGACTTAAGTATACCTAAGTTGCTGAGATATTAAAgattttactaattaaaaaagaaaagttatttttgataaacagaAGTTTTAAAAACCCTTTAGGAAGAAATATTGTCATTAGGAATTATttggatttgtttatttaaccaTTCAATATaagtttcaattaaaaaaaggcgaatattttataagtttataacaagaacttacattaaaaaaaaaaacacattttaggAATagttaagatttaaaaaaaaaactaaaattaaacaaattgttaATTCAAATTGAACGTATTcgttatcttatatttttttgtaatacatgTTCTGTtccattacatattatattaattaaacatcttagaaatacaatattattacacagtatcgtttatttttattttatattgcctttgttttatttctgcgaagttaaattttattctttcttaaatatattttaagtttatttcagAAAACTTGTTTAACTTAACAATgtctttatattatacttttaatatttcaaatcatCTTTTCAATATCTGTTGAAAATGttaaaacaacattattatatGAGAATATGTTGAGTCGAAACGTCTTGCAAATCGAAATCTTTATCaaacataatacaatttctTACCATGAACATCACATTTCAATCTGTTCACAGTCCATTTCATCAAATGATCAGCACATCTTTCGCCGATAACACAGCTGTTCAAATTGTCGCACCATCCACACCCATATTCCGGTGGCAGCATCCGGCAGCCATCACAATCCAAAGCCAAAGTTTCACAGCGATAAACAGTTATAGGTATATCGTTCGAATACGGTTGGGAACCACCCCAAATCAATTTAAAAGTACCTGTTTCAGTATCTGGATGTTCTTCTGTACTTAAAGTTAATGGGTAACAATAAACAAGCTCGTTCAAGACCATGCCTTTTAAGTGCGTGAGTTTCGACTTGAATTTCAACTGGCATATGATGTCTGTGTTGTATAATGCTGGATCACCAACGCTTATCTCTACCTTTATGTGCCTTCTGGCTCCAGCTGGTATAAAGATAGGTCCTTTATGACTTATATATGGGCAGCTGTTCATAGTTGGGCTCCTGTTGCTGTATGGGCATAGTTTCTCGAAGTTGATTGTACATCCAAAATTATGACACCAGCCGCAGACTGGCCAATTGCTTTTGACGCATTCGTGGCAGGATTCAAAACTGAGGCAGTAAGTGGAGGggttttttataagttttctcTCACGTTCTGATTGCACAGATTTGATAAATTCAGTGATTTTGGCAATGTCTTCTTCTTTAAGGGCACTGGAACTCCCGTAAGGTGTGTCCGTTTTAATATCTTCTGggaaatgttcaaaataatcTCTTTGTGTGTCTAGTTCTTCTACCGCGAATAATATCAACAGGAAAACAAAATCGTTGTAAGTCATTGTGACCTTCCTGAAGTTTCTTGGATAATGACGAGATCAActggtattttttcttttatactgtgttttgttttatctttcCTCCAGTTTGATCAACTTGGCATAGAATTGTGTAAATAGTTCAAGTCGTGGGAGAAATTACTATAAcacatttattgttttaatccATTGCTTACTTTTCCCAGACGCAAAGATATTGATTCATAGTTTAGAATGAGTAGGTATATTAAGGTGAAAAAGtattagaaattaatatttttatagaaaaccaGTATTTGTCATTCTAAGTCCACTACTACATAAATTTTGATAGGCGTGTTAGTATATACTGcgttaaatcaaaacacaaatGTAGTTAATTTAGTGACAGTGTCGAATTACTGCGGTGACTCATAGTGCGTTGTACAACCTAAATTACTGCAATAATTAAAGACATTGGAGGTAAGTAATCCTAACCATAGGATTTATAATGTATGTTCTGGtttcaaaatgaataatttcaaCACACAAAATCCAAAATGTTAAAAGTTATATAACTAAGACCCATTTTATTTTCTAGGTAACTTCAGACTAAGTTATAGTTGACTGTGGAACTCGCAAACACTGAAGCGGATTTGGTGCCATCTTGTACAGTTGTAATGAAAAAGTTTCCATCGCCCTGTTCAACTTGGAGCTCTGTTAATCTGTTACATTCATGTTTGCTTCTGAGACAATCCAGAGTGGATTTGTTAAAGTGCCGTCTCGCTACAGTTCATAACTGCCTGAttgttcttttttgtttttaaatatgtttggaGCAAACGTGTTTCTTTGTTATTGCTATGGCTGTTGTTGtgcagaatataaaaataaatgtaaataaaagtattttatgttattccCTTGTTAAAGTATCAGCGACTCTGATATGCTTCTAGCTAGATTTGcgtatgaaaaattatttagttgttATAGTTATATGATTCCGAAATATTTTCAAGTTTAGATATAAGTTTTTATCACGTTCAGATAATTTGTGTGATAGGATATTAATCATGTCTACCACTTAAATTATACTTCAGTGGTTAGTCGTTATTGATTTTCGATGAACATAGACATCGTTTATTAGACGTACCTTTAAATTTTTGTCTTAAAGCTTTTTCTCAAAATatcatctttattattattaaacaataacttatatatttttgtgaaattattttcatgtcGATCGAGCAGTTTCCGAGTTTAACgcatttaacaaaaacaaacaaagcgtttttttattattataatagtgtaGATGACATTGTTGTCATCTTATGCTGCTGCAGTAGTTACTGCATCACCGGCTGGACTTGTCTCTCCAGTGATCACTGAAGTCTTTGGCTCTCCATTACCAACAGTAGTTGCCGTGTCGTTCTTTCTTGTCGTACTCTTAACTTCTTTTTCCTCACTTGCATTATCTTCTCTAACCGGCAATTCTTCTGAAGAAGATAAAGGCCGTTTCACTGTAGTTATTCTTTCTGGACTACAACCTACGTATATGTTCACTGATATTGGATAGTTGTATGAAGATGTTATTTGTAGTGTCAAGTATTTTTTACCGAGACCACCTCTTATGATCTGGACTCGTGGACCATTACCTACTCCGAGCCGGTCAACTACTCGGAAGAACGTTATCTGAAAACATAAGTATCGTGAATATTAAACGAATTTATTAGCAGCTAAGTGTTTTttgcaaagtgacttcactgctcctgatagtaagtggattggggtcttATAGAATGTGGACTGATGAGATATGATTGGCCCTCGACGTCAACaaaaatatgccggcctgttggaaccgtaaatacacaggctgatcatggaacgcgacacactttcgtacgacactatggcgggttgggTTGTGTACGCTAGTCACTGTTcaagcggatacaaaatatatcttaacacCAGCAAGGtaatgacatttttataagtagtattaataatatttttgttaatgttttgatAGACATTCCTTTAAGAAAAGTAAGGGACTGATTTTCACGagttttaatcataaaaatctatatactTACTGGACACGAAAACAATCTTCCGTATTTGGCAACAGTATACCTAAACGGTCGTCTTTCCTTGTACAGACGGTCTTGGGCGACCAAAAAATCATTTCTCTTGAACATTCCCACGTAGAAATCCCGCCCTAGCGAAAAATTTACCAAAGccgataaaattattaaataaccgttcattatgataaaaacattttgtaaaataacgAAACAATGAGATTTTAATTTTGACGATTTCACACTTATTAAggttgtataatttaattttattacattattaatgcGATTTTTACTGCagattgatatttgttttatcgTCGATATGGTGGTAGTGAAGGTTTAAAATTCCTTTtgcttaaagattttttatgctTACGCggatgttagatattaaaaaataaactatttttcgattttatcgcgtttcgaagactttgcagccttcgtggtcacgtcgcatcgggagaaaaccaaaatattaaaatccgaaaaatagtttaattttaattttcttttgtttattaacgAACTTTGATAAGATCTGATATTAAGTTTAGAAAAATGTCAACCAggaacatttatttatactttgccGGACACGGATTGTAATCAGGGGTAAATTAGTGTTTTtaggaataaatataataatgtcagccctatACTCCTATGTTCCatatgctgggcacgggtctcctcttcTAATAAaaggaattaggccttaatccactaTGCTAGCTTAGTGCGGATAAGTAGACTTCAAAGttcaaacaccctcaaaatttctaaacaaaacaTTCATATTTCCACACGATGgtttccttaaccgttaaatCAAGtgataatacacacataattttagaatgcAGAGATATGtggcctttgggttttgaatctccggacattcgtctcaactgtccgtttcacacccaactaggctattgtcgattatttttttggaatacaACTTACAAAACTTTAGTATCCTAACCCTCAAATGACCTGCAAACAGATCACGTTACTGACCAGATAAGTTAAAAACCTTCTTTTTAGTTCTAAGGTAATCATTGccagtaaaaaaatcataatattttttatcacatgAGGAGGTTTTTTCATCAGTTAATTAAACAAAGATGCGTATATCAGTAATATTTTCACCGAACAAAAGGCATCGGTCAAGAAAGCCAATTTGTTTAATGCGGCAACTCTGAATCAGTGATGAACGATGAGCTCTCCGGATAGAAACGGACCCATTAACTTAATCCAATGAGATTTCTATAGCCGACGAGAAGTGCTAAGTTCTGAGAATGTTAGTGATGAATCGGTTTTCGTGATggcaaatattatataagtcaaATAGTTTAAGGAATGTATTGTTTTGGGAATAGCGTAAGGATCAGAGACTAGTATGACGTTCTTGGCTTACTCTATACCAGAGATGGTGAACCAATAGCATGTGTGTCAATGGTAACACGTGACAGAATAATTCAGACACGCAAATAGTATACcaatcaaaaaataatcataaaagaaACCACTAAAAAGGGGCACTCGGATAGATAAAACCGGTCCTAGATGGCACGTCAGAagccatatttatttatgttataaataatgggAAGTTAACAATTAAAAGTTCGCAATCCCTGCTCTATACAAACAAGGTGAGTGAAGAACCGCTCAGTGATTTGTGattcaaaattttgaattttgcttGCAGACAAATTAGTGTAA
The nucleotide sequence above comes from Manduca sexta isolate Smith_Timp_Sample1 chromosome 11, JHU_Msex_v1.0, whole genome shotgun sequence. Encoded proteins:
- the LOC115449190 gene encoding uncharacterized protein LOC115449190; amino-acid sequence: MNGYLIILSALVNFSLGRDFYVGMFKRNDFLVAQDRLYKERRPFRYTVAKYGRLFSCPITFFRVVDRLGVGNGPRVQIIRGGLGKKYLTLQITSSYNYPISVNIYVGCSPERITTVKRPLSSSEELPVREDNASEEKEVKSTTRKNDTATTVGNGEPKTSVITGETSPAGDAVTTAAA